The Oncorhynchus kisutch isolate 150728-3 linkage group LG8, Okis_V2, whole genome shotgun sequence DNA segment caagggcacatcgacagatctcccacaaggtcACAAAATCGTGACTGTGACAGTATGGTCCAGGGTGGTGTTATAATTACCTCTAGAGGTAAATACTGGTTCTAGTAAAGCCCTGGACCATACGGTCACCGCTGACAGTTGTCCTGAGTGTCTTTACGGTTACAGCAGACACATGATTTGTGACCTTCAATCTGTATTAATACATTAGGGGAAGAAGTGTGTGAGAAGTTTAACTGCTATTAGTATTTATTGTGCTTTCTGCTCTGGACAGCGCTCAGTCGCGTGCATCTTGACTAGAGGCAGACCTGGTGAAGATGAGCCTGCATGGTGCTAGCGGGGGCAGTGACCGCTCACGCGACCGCCGCCGCTCCAGCGACCGCTCCCGGGACTCGTCGCACGAGAGGGGAGAGGGCCAGCTCACCCCCTGCATCAGAAATGTCACCTCGCCCACCCGCCAGCACAACAGCGGTGAGTAGAACGTAGTGCGAACACTTTCACACAGTCTCCTAAAATAATATTTCTAAGAGAACATGGATGGATTCTAATGTTGGCATGTAATAGGAGTAGTCTGTGAGAAAGGTCAGTCGTCATGCCAGTGAGTTagtgcctctctccctccacctccagacCGTGAGAGGGACGGTGGCTCCAGGCCCAGCAGCCCCCGTCCTCAGAGGATTTCCCCCAGCAGCTCCAGTAGTAGCGGGGTGGTCAGCAGCCGTAATAGCAGCCTGTCCAGCACTGAGGGCTGCTTTAAGAGCCTGGGAGTGGGAGATATGGTGTTTGTCTATGAGAATAGCAAGGAGGGACTGGGCACGGGCCTGGGTACCCGCAGCATCCGGACCTCAGGCTCCGAGAGGGTCACTCTTATAGTAGATAACACACGGTTCGTGGTGGACCCTTCAATCTTCACAgcacagcccaacaccatgctgGGCAGGTAGGGCTGACCTCATTGTTGTACTTTATTATGGTCAAATCATCAATCCATATCAAGTTTTGTTTTACCAGTGTGGTTATGAGGAGGAAGTCACCTACATGGGTTTTTTCCTTTAGCTTTTTTATTGTATGAAAGCTGAACAACGCTGAAGTGTGACCCCTGTGAAATGTGACCTGTTTTGTGGTTTCTTGCAGAATGTTTGGATCTGGAAGGGAACACAATTTCACACGGCCCAATGAAAAAGGAGAGTATGAAGTTGCCGAGGGCATCAGCTCTACGGTGTTCCGAGCCATCCTGGTCAGTCAATAGCACTTTATTACCAAGTACAACACTCCCTTTTACTAACTTGGTCAATTATTGACTGTTTTTACTTGAAAACAATTCCTTGATCTAGCGTAGCCATTGCTAACCTTTGCTCTTCTGAGCCACAATGGGAGGGGCAGCCTGCTACTCATAATAATCCTGAATTGATTAACTTACTTGTTGATTGTCTGAAACTTTGTAGCTTAATTATATAGACAACAGAAACATTTACTTAAGGCTATAGGATCAACCTCAGACTGTTATTATAGAGTAAATGCCATGAGTTGTCCACTGAGGCTATGAATGTCCTGAGAACAAGTACAACAATCAATACCACTGGCTGCTGATGTGAAAATGGAGGATGGGATTGATACATGTGGGCTGTTGTTGACAAACATGGATCAATCTGGCCTCAGAGGCACCACACTTGTTTAGAAAGATGCACCATTTTATTTTTGCATTTGCAAATCTATATCCATGCCCAGCTCAACTGGCAATAAACTGATATCTGTACGTAGGGGGAAGGGCATTGGCCATTTTGAACATTTTAGGAAGGGGGAGCTGATAGGGGGCAGTCTCTGTAATGCCTGTCTTTTGTGttttctctgttcactctctaaCTGGCAGGATTACTACAAATCTGGGATAATCCGTTGCCCTGATGGAATCTCCATCCCTGAGCTGAGAGAGGCATGTGACTATCTGTGCATCACCTTTGACTACAGCACCATCAAGTGCAGAGACCTCAGTGAGTACACCCCCTTTTTACCCTTCTTGACCTGGTTGGCTCAGTGAACATAAATAATGAGCCCTTGGTTTTCATATCCCTTATTAGTGATTTAATTAGGTTTCCATTAAACTGATGAAAATGGTATGGAAAGTTAGTGTGTTGGTTTGCGTCTCTGAACTGCTGTCCCATGTCCCATTGTCCCTAGGTGCCCTCATGCATGAGCTATCTAACGACGGTGCCCGACGTCAGTTTGAGTTCTACCTGGAGGAAATGGTTGTGTCTCTGATGGTGGCCAGCGCccagagcggagagagagaatgCCACATCGTGGTGCTCACTGATGACGACGTAGTGGACTGGGACGAAGAGTACCCACCACAGATGGGAGAAGAGTACTCACAGAGtgagttaatacacacacacactctccacccacccctatttgacctagatattttGTGTGCAtattgatatgtagactgtgtcATTTTTAAATGTaagtagttctgtccttgagctgttctggtCTAtttatgttctgtattatgtcatgtttcatgttctgtgtggaccccaggtagagtagttTTTGCTTTCGCAACAGCTTATAGGGATCCTTATAAGATACTAAATACCAAAAATGTGTTATTCCTAATTAGTAATCCCTGCCGTGGATTAAACTGTTGTTCACTTACCTAAAGTGACCAACTTCATTGACACTGCTTAATAAAGTAGTTGATAATGAGTTGTTTGTTTCACaacattttattttctctctGCAGTAATATACAGTACAAAACTATACCGGTTCTTCAAGTATATAGAAAATCGAGATGTTGCCAAATCAGTTTTAAAGGAGAGAGGCCTGAAGAAAATAAGATTAGGCATTGAAGGTAAGATGCTGATTTTTATCATGTATTTGCTGGGGTTCAGAGTAAAAATGTAAGATTTCGCTTCAGCATTGTGAACTCACTGGCTCTGTTGTCTGCGCCATGTATTGGTAGGTTACCCCACATATAAAGAGAAGGTGAAGAAGCGTCCTGGTGGCCGTCCTGAGGTCATCTACAACTACGTCCAGAGGCCTTTCATCCGCATGTcctgggagaaggaggagggcaAGAGCCGCCATGTTGACTTCCAGTGTGTCAAAAGCAAGTCCATCACTAACCTGGCTGCAGCTGCTGCAGATATCCCCCAGGACCAGCTGGTCAACATGCACCCTGGCCCTCAGGTGGATGAGCTGGACAACCTCCCCAACCAGCCCCCTAGCGGACCCCAGTACAGCAACAACTACAACAACGACCCCGGTGACCCAGACGCCCCCTCGCCCGCAGTCTGAGGACTGCCCCCTCCCTGACACCTCCCTCCCCAGCGTACTGCAGCATGGAGCTAGAGGGGCATCATAACCATATTGCCTTGGCACCTCCTCCGCAGCCTTAGAGCCTCAAGGATCTCGTCGACTGTAAAAACCCTATAAGGGACTAGACTGGCAAAAGGGCATATTTCTCTTATTTCTTAAAATAAAATACTTGACCAAAGGAATTTATTTTTCTGTTAATTGTTTGAAATAAATTTAGCAAACCCAATTattttgtcattattattatatattgttATTGTACAATGGTTATTGGGCTGTGCACTGGTGTTACTGTGTTCTCCTCCTGAGTTTTATTTCATGTGCAGTTCTGGGCATACTTCCTGGATGGCAAGACTAGTGAATACTGTAACTGTTCGGGGAATAGGTGCAGAGCGGGATGCCTGGCCATGGAGAAAGGCCTCTGATTTCATCACCATTCAGTGGAAATTACTGTTGAATTCCCCTCAGATATACTTTGAATCATGTAAGGGTTGGTTGACATCATAGAATTGGTAATGTGATGCTGTGCTCTGTGCTCCCTAAATATTCAGCATGATATAAAGACATTCAAATCACAGTGTATTGTGTTTTTATTCTTATCATTATGCTTATTATCCATTAATAGCACTTGAGTTGAAAGAGGTTACTTTCACCTTATGCCTCTATGTAGAGCTGATGGTTTTGTTTGGCCCCCCACATTTTCTGAGCAAAAATAATTTTGCAGGAAACACCagttattttaattttggaaatctgttcccaagaaTTCACACACATGAGAGacacgtgatcgtatacaaatttaagcaaggtttgaaatgttCCTGTCAagtattatatctgtttgggattcttgcaGTCAAATTGcactctacaaattatttgtaattatgttctggccccccgaCCATCCACTCACAAAAACATCTGCCCGAGGCTGAGTCTAGTTGATAATCCCTGACGTAGAGTGTGTAATAGGATATTTTTAAACCATTTGTTAATCATTTCTGTGACTTGACTTCCCAacctagggctctattcaatctgtattgtGAAAGTTCAGCTTTACAGCATGATTGAAATTGAGGCAATGTTGCTGCATTAGTGGAGACTGTATTCATGGTGAACGCTGCATCAATTAAATCTCCTTTACATTTCTATTGcgcaatctgtaacgcttcagcgatacagatttGAATAGAGCCCATACACTTTCAAACTGAAAGTTCAAAAAGTAGCCTAATACATGTGCAATACCTAGCCTGCAATTGTGGTTTGAGTTGACCTGATTTCAGATCAGGAGGAAAGTTTTCCTTTTATGGGTCATTTGGAGAGTCTGCCTGTTGCTAAGGAACAACAATATTTCCCAGGGGTCAGTAGTAAAGCACATCCTGTGTGTCTGTGATTTTGTCATTTCATCTATTGTTGGCAAGCAAACGGATTACTGTGTTTCCACATTCAACATATTGTAGCAAAGTACCTTGGATTTCCACATTGTGGCAACAATGTAAAATCCCTCCAGTTGATTTAGCAGTGTTATGCCACTGGAGGGTAACTTAATACAGACAGCCCTGTTTCGTATTTTAGAAAATGGAAATAAGC contains these protein-coding regions:
- the btbd10b gene encoding BTB/POZ domain-containing protein 10: MSLHGASGGSDRSRDRRRSSDRSRDSSHERGEGQLTPCIRNVTSPTRQHNSDRERDGGSRPSSPRPQRISPSSSSSSGVVSSRNSSLSSTEGCFKSLGVGDMVFVYENSKEGLGTGLGTRSIRTSGSERVTLIVDNTRFVVDPSIFTAQPNTMLGRMFGSGREHNFTRPNEKGEYEVAEGISSTVFRAILDYYKSGIIRCPDGISIPELREACDYLCITFDYSTIKCRDLSALMHELSNDGARRQFEFYLEEMVVSLMVASAQSGERECHIVVLTDDDVVDWDEEYPPQMGEEYSQIIYSTKLYRFFKYIENRDVAKSVLKERGLKKIRLGIEGYPTYKEKVKKRPGGRPEVIYNYVQRPFIRMSWEKEEGKSRHVDFQCVKSKSITNLAAAAADIPQDQLVNMHPGPQVDELDNLPNQPPSGPQYSNNYNNDPGDPDAPSPAV